One part of the Sphingobacterium sp. LZ7M1 genome encodes these proteins:
- a CDS encoding HupE/UreJ family protein, translating into MSDFSIYFQLGWQHILDLTGYDHILFVLVLCCSYTLKDWKKILWLVTAFTVGHSITLALAAFKIVRVDTAWVEFLIPVTILATAFYNLPKRRKQRSPYVLYAMTLFFGLIHGLGFSNYLQSLLGQEANIVLPLLSFNIGLEFGQLIIVFFVILLSELMLKIFAVSNRDWSFFLSSAVIGISFIMALERIPL; encoded by the coding sequence ATTTCTCTATCTATTTTCAGCTTGGTTGGCAGCATATCTTGGACCTGACGGGTTATGACCATATTCTTTTTGTTCTCGTTTTATGTTGCAGTTATACGCTAAAAGATTGGAAGAAAATTCTTTGGCTGGTAACCGCATTTACGGTCGGCCATTCCATCACCTTGGCATTGGCAGCATTTAAGATCGTCAGGGTAGATACCGCCTGGGTGGAATTCTTGATTCCGGTGACCATTTTGGCCACTGCATTCTATAATTTGCCCAAAAGAAGAAAGCAGCGGAGCCCATATGTCCTTTATGCGATGACCCTATTCTTTGGACTGATCCACGGTCTTGGATTTTCAAATTACCTGCAATCGTTGTTGGGACAGGAAGCAAATATTGTACTGCCACTGCTGTCCTTCAATATAGGTTTGGAGTTTGGACAACTTATCATTGTCTTTTTTGTTATTCTGCTTTCGGAGTTGATGCTCAAGATTTTTGCGGTCAGCAACCGTGATTGGAGCTTCTTCCTCTCATCGGCCGTTATCGGAATCTCCTTTATTATGGCACTCGAACGTATTCCATTATGA
- a CDS encoding M1 family metallopeptidase, which produces MKLYSSIIKTICLALVGSAGIYAAQAQMQHNPGSNHGNKFEQLGNLLTDPNIFRTASGAPGAMYWQQKADYVIDVEIDDVNRVLKGSETITYTNNSPDPLTYLWIQLDENEHADNAESKRFDQSSLREKMSIGELKSLVPEKKGFGVNIHKVTDGANKALKYTINYTMMRIDLPTVLKPGAKFVLKIDWDYKISDRMVEGGRGGFEHFAKDDNNLYTIAQWFPRMAVYSDFQGWQNKQFTGRGEFALVFGDYQVNITVPADHVVGATGECQNYAQVLTSTQLARWKQAQQSKEPVEIVTLEDANKAIQQKSSAKKTWVYEAKNVRDFAFVTSRRLIWDALRVNEGVPGNQPMAMSYYGPEAYPLYRKYSTKVVAHTLKTYSKFSIPYPYPVAISVEAANGMEYPMICFNYGRADEDGTYTEAVKYGMIGVIIHEVGHNFFPMIVNSDERQWTWMDEGLNTFLQYLTEQEWDKDFPSRRGPAYKIVDYMKLPKDQLEPIMTNSENIVQFGPNAYAKPATALNILRETVMGRELFDYAFKEYARRWEFKHPTPADFFRTMEDASAVDLDWFWRGWFFGTDPVEISLDNVTQYRMSGADPKKTQQEKKEAFDKDLNSITRQRNMEENMAFLVDKDTSLLDFYNKWDRFAVKPADETSYQDFYNKLTDKEKDIFNGKTTFYELNFRNNGGLVMPLIIEWTFTDGSKEIDQVPAYIWRMDENEATKVFAKSKQVASIQLDPYRETADIDESNNAWPRTSQPSRFELYQQNGRAARGQSAESNPMKEAKKQNNR; this is translated from the coding sequence ATGAAATTATATTCATCAATAATCAAAACCATCTGCCTTGCCCTTGTAGGTTCGGCAGGCATATATGCTGCCCAAGCGCAGATGCAGCATAACCCAGGTTCCAACCATGGGAACAAGTTTGAGCAACTGGGTAACCTGTTGACGGATCCAAATATCTTTCGAACGGCATCTGGTGCACCAGGGGCAATGTATTGGCAGCAGAAAGCCGATTATGTCATTGATGTAGAGATCGATGATGTCAATCGCGTGCTGAAAGGGTCTGAAACCATTACCTACACCAACAATTCTCCAGATCCATTGACCTATCTTTGGATTCAGCTAGATGAAAACGAGCATGCGGACAATGCCGAAAGTAAACGGTTTGACCAAAGTAGCTTAAGGGAGAAAATGTCAATAGGCGAACTGAAATCATTGGTTCCAGAGAAAAAAGGTTTTGGAGTCAATATCCATAAGGTGACCGATGGAGCCAATAAAGCGCTAAAATATACCATCAACTATACCATGATGCGTATTGATCTTCCCACAGTGTTGAAGCCTGGCGCTAAATTCGTGCTGAAGATTGATTGGGATTATAAGATCTCTGATCGTATGGTCGAAGGTGGTCGTGGTGGATTTGAGCATTTTGCTAAAGATGATAATAACCTATACACTATAGCACAATGGTTTCCACGTATGGCGGTCTATTCCGATTTTCAGGGATGGCAAAACAAACAGTTTACCGGAAGAGGGGAATTTGCGTTAGTTTTTGGTGACTATCAAGTAAATATCACGGTTCCAGCGGACCATGTGGTAGGAGCGACAGGAGAATGCCAAAACTATGCACAAGTATTGACCTCGACGCAATTGGCTAGATGGAAGCAGGCTCAGCAATCGAAAGAACCCGTTGAGATCGTTACATTAGAGGATGCTAACAAAGCCATTCAACAGAAATCCAGTGCCAAGAAAACTTGGGTTTATGAAGCCAAGAACGTTCGCGATTTTGCCTTTGTTACCTCTCGTCGCTTGATCTGGGATGCTTTGCGTGTGAATGAAGGTGTTCCGGGAAATCAACCAATGGCCATGTCCTATTATGGTCCTGAGGCTTACCCATTGTACCGTAAATATTCCACCAAAGTTGTTGCCCATACCTTAAAGACATATTCTAAATTCTCCATTCCATATCCTTATCCCGTAGCTATCTCTGTGGAAGCAGCAAATGGTATGGAATATCCGATGATCTGCTTCAATTATGGCCGTGCCGATGAGGATGGTACCTATACTGAAGCCGTAAAATATGGCATGATCGGTGTGATTATCCACGAAGTTGGACATAACTTCTTTCCAATGATCGTCAATTCGGATGAGCGCCAATGGACTTGGATGGATGAAGGACTGAATACGTTCCTTCAATATTTGACGGAACAAGAATGGGACAAGGATTTTCCTTCCCGTCGTGGACCGGCCTACAAGATCGTGGATTACATGAAGCTTCCAAAAGATCAGTTGGAACCTATCATGACCAATTCTGAAAATATCGTTCAATTTGGACCTAATGCATACGCTAAACCAGCGACAGCTCTAAATATATTGAGAGAAACAGTAATGGGGCGTGAGCTCTTTGACTATGCCTTTAAGGAATATGCAAGACGATGGGAGTTCAAGCACCCTACTCCGGCCGACTTCTTCCGGACCATGGAAGATGCTTCTGCCGTAGACCTTGATTGGTTCTGGAGAGGTTGGTTCTTTGGAACTGATCCGGTTGAGATTTCCTTAGATAATGTGACGCAATATAGAATGAGTGGAGCAGACCCTAAGAAAACGCAACAGGAGAAAAAAGAAGCATTTGATAAAGACCTGAACAGTATTACGCGTCAGCGAAACATGGAAGAGAATATGGCTTTCTTGGTCGATAAGGATACCTCTCTTCTGGATTTCTATAATAAATGGGATCGTTTTGCCGTGAAGCCAGCCGATGAAACCAGCTACCAAGATTTCTATAATAAGCTAACTGATAAAGAAAAAGATATCTTCAATGGTAAGACTACATTCTATGAGTTGAACTTCAGGAACAATGGTGGATTGGTCATGCCATTGATCATCGAATGGACCTTTACCGATGGAAGCAAAGAGATCGATCAAGTCCCTGCTTATATCTGGAGAATGGATGAAAATGAAGCAACGAAAGTATTTGCAAAGAGCAAGCAAGTTGCCTCCATTCAATTGGATCCGTATCGTGAAACTGCGGATATAGATGAGTCCAACAATGCATGGCCTAGAACTTCTCAACCTTCCAGGTTTGAGTTGTACCAGCAGAATGGACGGGCAGCTCGCGGTCAATCGGCCGAGAGCAATCCGATGAAGGAAGCTAAAAAGCAAAATAATAGATAG
- a CDS encoding GNAT family N-acetyltransferase, which produces MKRIIEIDPQISLKAIVESDAIRMYNIINSQREYLGEWLPFVQFTNRVEDSKGFVEMAMLSRKLKKDYVYKICFDDRMIGLIGTKETDLLNKNTEIGYWLSQDFQNQGIMTRSVEALIQELFEELKLERIQICCAIGNEKSINIPKRLGFKLEGTKRNGEWMGNFQFRDLLVFSRLKSDRP; this is translated from the coding sequence ATGAAAAGAATCATCGAAATAGATCCTCAAATCAGCTTGAAAGCAATCGTCGAGAGTGATGCCATTCGAATGTACAACATCATCAATAGCCAAAGGGAATATCTTGGAGAATGGCTCCCTTTCGTCCAATTTACCAACAGAGTAGAAGACAGCAAGGGCTTTGTTGAAATGGCAATGCTGAGCCGAAAGCTTAAAAAAGACTATGTCTATAAGATCTGTTTCGATGACCGAATGATTGGCTTGATCGGCACCAAGGAAACCGATTTATTGAACAAAAACACGGAAATTGGCTATTGGCTATCCCAAGATTTCCAAAACCAGGGGATCATGACCCGCTCGGTGGAAGCCCTGATCCAGGAGCTTTTTGAAGAGCTTAAATTAGAACGCATACAGATCTGCTGCGCCATAGGCAATGAAAAAAGCATCAATATTCCCAAAAGACTAGGCTTTAAACTGGAAGGAACCAAAAGGAATGGGGAATGGATGGGCAATTTCCAATTTAGGGATCTTCTGGTATTCAGCAGGCTGAAGTCAGACAGACCATAG
- a CDS encoding TetR/AcrR family transcriptional regulator, producing MKKAPNPEQKSRKITSGPVREKARTMNRIVNAVGKVLKKHGYPGLTIANIATEAKVDRKLIYTYFDNLDNLVELYIEKRDYWKTKAKSTISRLLSQEIIQDDEMFALLQGQFNAVLNDEILQRILQWELSENKEILRKLADSREEIGAELIRKYEKGHPNSDVDTCAILALQTAGLYYLALHAKTNGSTFCGLDLNSEKDQERVSAALREILTKTQT from the coding sequence ATGAAAAAAGCTCCGAATCCTGAGCAGAAGTCCAGAAAAATCACCTCTGGACCCGTACGTGAAAAGGCAAGAACGATGAACAGAATCGTCAATGCCGTCGGAAAAGTCTTAAAAAAACATGGTTACCCTGGGTTGACCATTGCAAATATTGCCACAGAAGCAAAAGTCGACCGTAAATTGATCTATACTTATTTTGACAACTTGGACAACTTGGTGGAGCTATACATCGAAAAGAGGGATTATTGGAAAACCAAGGCCAAATCCACTATTTCCCGATTATTGAGCCAGGAGATCATTCAGGATGATGAAATGTTTGCTCTCTTGCAAGGACAGTTCAATGCTGTTCTTAACGACGAGATCTTACAGCGAATCCTGCAGTGGGAGCTTTCTGAAAACAAGGAAATCCTCCGTAAACTAGCAGATAGCCGTGAAGAAATTGGCGCGGAACTCATCCGTAAATACGAAAAGGGCCACCCTAATTCCGATGTCGACACCTGCGCCATCCTTGCCTTGCAAACTGCAGGCTTATATTACCTAGCTCTTCACGCCAAAACAAATGGAAGCACCTTCTGCGGACTAGATCTGAATTCCGAAAAAGACCAAGAACGAGTTTCCGCTGCATTAAGAGAAATACTGACTAAGACCCAAACATGA
- a CDS encoding YafY family protein: protein MSTNKLALIRYKIIDQCLQQTHRKWTLEDLIEKVSDALYELEGINSGVSKRTIQGDIQLMRSNKLGYNAPIVVKDRRYYSYDDPNYSISNSPISSMDMEKMKEAVDVLKHLNGFTFFEEMSDMIIRLESQMYASKGEGKSIVQLEANPLLKGLKWITPLYQAIKDENPVLIKYKSFKSKQPTVEVYSPYLLKEYRNRWFLICCKKHHSSLTTLALDRMAEIDMMAKNGFQPYEGVDFDRYFSDTIGVTKSAKERGQKVILQVNAANAPYVETKPLHSSQQIQKRHDDGSITIRIDVILNLELEREILGFGECVKVLAPKSLEKRILYRHYKALNQYAKAQIIREDTEPQKQPDK from the coding sequence ATGTCTACAAACAAACTTGCTCTTATTCGATACAAAATCATCGACCAATGCCTTCAACAAACCCATAGGAAATGGACCTTGGAGGACTTGATAGAAAAGGTCTCGGATGCACTTTACGAGTTGGAAGGGATCAATAGTGGTGTCAGTAAAAGGACAATTCAAGGCGATATACAGTTGATGCGAAGCAATAAACTCGGATATAATGCTCCTATAGTTGTGAAGGACCGTCGATATTATAGCTACGATGACCCGAATTACAGCATTAGCAACTCTCCTATTTCCTCCATGGACATGGAAAAAATGAAAGAAGCCGTCGATGTCCTGAAACATTTGAATGGCTTTACATTTTTTGAGGAAATGAGCGATATGATTATCCGTTTAGAGAGCCAGATGTACGCTTCTAAGGGAGAAGGCAAGTCCATTGTACAGCTTGAAGCCAATCCTTTATTAAAGGGATTGAAATGGATTACCCCACTCTATCAAGCCATAAAGGACGAAAACCCTGTTTTGATCAAATACAAATCCTTCAAGTCAAAACAGCCCACAGTTGAAGTATACAGCCCCTATCTTTTAAAGGAGTATAGAAACCGATGGTTTCTAATCTGTTGTAAAAAGCACCATTCAAGCTTAACTACTTTGGCACTGGACCGGATGGCTGAAATTGACATGATGGCCAAAAATGGGTTTCAACCTTATGAAGGTGTTGATTTCGATCGATACTTTTCAGATACCATAGGTGTTACCAAGTCTGCCAAGGAGCGTGGTCAGAAAGTCATCCTACAGGTAAACGCCGCCAATGCACCCTATGTAGAGACCAAACCTTTGCACAGCTCCCAACAGATCCAAAAAAGGCATGATGATGGTTCCATTACCATACGGATAGACGTGATACTGAATCTTGAGCTGGAGCGAGAGATATTGGGATTCGGGGAATGTGTTAAGGTATTGGCCCCAAAAAGCCTAGAAAAGAGAATACTTTATAGGCACTACAAAGCGTTAAATCAATATGCCAAAGCCCAAATCATAAGGGAAGATACAGAGCCGCAGAAGCAACCTGATAAATAA